One region of Armigeres subalbatus isolate Guangzhou_Male chromosome 3, GZ_Asu_2, whole genome shotgun sequence genomic DNA includes:
- the LOC134224869 gene encoding uncharacterized protein LOC134224869, protein MYLLSCLTACIVCLGSGATAISRSLLESNHTFAVDEGRALLFPSLSTLQLSICTSSGTPLFIPKKPYPFRRMGINIGFQLNYNLPYRLMDFYKFPTWARAMVDIAKGRFLPTEIVTARAVRKRRSNRQLSAGDVYTALEEILQLSGYDEDCVVKSVCELAHSPFHNLEEDLYADILHFFLTPSDHQAFGVHERKVKNKYEVAEKMGKTGADCNILYPKCRNSFLEDISGYEDNKLRMMR, encoded by the exons ATGTACTTACTTTCGTGTTTAACCGCGTGCATCGTTTGCCTTGGTTCAGGTGCGACAGCAATTAGCAGGTCGCTTTTAGAAAGCAACCACACTTTTGCAGTCGACGAAGGCCGGGCTCTTTTGTTCCCTTCGTTGAGTACACTGCAG TTATCGATATGTACTTCCTCGGGAACACCCCTTTTCATTCCCAAGAAGCCATATCCGTTTAGGCGAATGGGCATAAACATAGGATTCCAGCTGAATTATAATCTCCCATATAGGTTGATGGACTTTTACAAGTTTCCTACGTGGGCCCGCGCGATGGTAGACATAGCAAAAGGACGTTTCTTGCCAACGGAAATCGTCACGGCTAGGGCAGTGCGGAAGAGACGATCAAACAGACAACTGAGTGCAGGAGATGTCTATACGGcactggaggaaattctgcaGCTTTCCGGATATGATGAAGATTGTGTGGTCAAAAGTGTGTGCGAGTTAGCTCACAGCCCATTTCACAATTTGGAGGAAGATTTGTATGCTGATATAttacactttttcctaac GCCTTCTGATCATCAAGCATTTGGTGTACATGAGCGCAAAGTGAAAAACAAGTATGAAGTGGCTGAAAAAATGGGAAAAACTGGAGCAGATTGTAATATTCTGTACCCAAAGTGCAGGAACTCTTTTTTGGAAGATATATCCGGTTATGAGGATAATAAACTACGTATGATGAGGTAG